A portion of the Esox lucius isolate fEsoLuc1 chromosome 20, fEsoLuc1.pri, whole genome shotgun sequence genome contains these proteins:
- the LOC105018929 gene encoding uncharacterized protein LOC105018929 has product MTAAGSTGDLNSACSTDSSQEPETAYPQTRRPCPNCFLKQEEDKRKVKLRLRSPPGAWLMVGAVVVMVGMVVAIAGYASSTSNPVGGRVSSHSDRMKLLGPVIMGLGLFIFICAGTLLFENRDRESRKLESLDKLKEQGKRKRKKMREQCRKKCDRDDVELGNQREHSDRHLPLPEECPPPVPPRVPRQGGSDLEIVSEGELRTLLPNEGQRWRQVGEVVGREGPALLTRVIRYHDPPSPIPSSGDSDSCNSSEINYNVRTGSPIHSIHEL; this is encoded by the coding sequence ATGACAGCAGCAGGGTCCACTGGAGACCTCAACTCCGCCTGCAGCACTGACTCCTCCCAAGAACCTGAAACAGCTTACCCACAAACCAGACGGCCATGCCCAAACTGCTTCCTAAAGCAAGAGGAGGACAAGCGCAAGGTCAAACTCCGTCTCCGCTCTCCTCCTGGGGCGTGGCTGATGGTGGGTGCTGTCGTTGTGATGGTGGGAATGGTGGTGGCCATAGCCGGGTATGCTAGCTCCACCTCAAACCCCGTCGGTGGTCGCGTGAGCTCCCACAGTGACCGAATGAAACTGCTCGGCCCTGTCATCATGGGCCTCGGCCTGTTCATTTTCATCTGCGCCGGAACATTACTTTTTGAGAACCGGGACCGTGAGAGCCGAAAGCTTGAGAGCCTCGACAAACTTAAGGAGCAGGGGAAACGCAAAAGGAAGAAGATGCGGGAACAGTGCCGCAAGAAATGTGATCGTGATGATGTCGAGCTGGGGAACCAGAGAGaacactcagacagacatttGCCTCTCCCTGAGGAATGCCCACCCCCTGTGCCTCCCAGAGTGCCTAGACAGGGGGGCTCTGATCTGGAAATTGTCTCTGAGGGGGAGCTGAGAACCCTGCTGCCCAATGAAGGACAGCGATGGAGGCAGGTGGGAGAGGTGGTAGGTAGGGAGGGGCCAGCCCTGCTGACCAGAGTCATACGCTACCACGACCCCCCCTCCCCTATTCCCTCCTCTGGGGACTCCGACTCCTGTAATTCTAGCGAGATCAACTATAACGTGCGGACAGGCTCCCCCATCCACTCTATTCATGAACTCTGA